AAATCACATGCATCCTGCATGCAGGCGCCCCTCGATGGAGCAGCTACCTGCCAGTCTGTGAGAGTAGGGCAGCCATTCAATTTCTCTTCAGATTTTcatagaaaaatgtatttattgccCCCATGTGTAAGCACATATCTGACTTTAAAACATGTAAGATTGTGTTTAGATATAAAATATCTAAGAAATATTGTCAGGTTTTATCTCAGTTTTAATATAACTGGCCACCACATGGTGAAATcaacacacaattttttttaggtaTCCCCCGGCTAAATGACCACGGACTTCGCATTGCTTTACTGGTGTCTGGTGTGAGCGGGGTGGTCATCCTCGTCATGACTGTGTGCTTCATCGTCTGCTGTTGTCAAGAGCACATCAGCAAAAAGAAGGAAAAGCAGCGGATGGGTAGAAGCAGGTTTGTCActttaataattaaaacaaccttaaaaaattattattatttttaaattaatctaaatcatttaaaaatgtgtgccGTATAAAGCATGAGGACACTTTgcgctattggtgggtttagcactgtgtaactttagcgacatctagtggtgaggttgcaaATTGCAACCACCAACTGCTCACCtctccctttcgaagcacatagagatacggtggctgacacaggacaaagatgtcgtcgtctgagacagcagagagtagctagcgttCTATAGAGCAGTTTGTAAGTtaagggctactgtagaaacatggcggcgcaaaatggtgacttcaatGTAAGGGGACCAGcggtgtgtgtagatagaaatggctcattctaaggtaataaaaacataacggttcattatgtaaggtctttatactccaatgaaaacatagttatgtatattatattgcatttctgtcaatagatatatattacacactacACCTTTAAACAATCATAATACTTAATGTGTCTGTACTGTCTTTGTTCACCTTCAGGAGACGAGAAACACGGAGCTCTAGGTCTGGGAGGAGCCCGTCCTGGCTGGAGAGAGAACAGCTAGACTGGGAGGCATTCCCCCCGCCTAAACTCTTCAGCCTGTCCCAGCGTCTTGACCGACCGCTGCCTCCTGGGAGTCCCGTTTATTCCGAGGTCATCAGAGCCTATGAGAACAGAGGGTATGAGAGGTAAAGATAATCATTGTAAGATATCTTTGCTTCTTTAGCTAATTTTCTCCCCACAGAGACTCATAGTACACTTGCAACAGCAATAGGTCTTTTACATGTATTGAAACCCACAACCCTAGCCCACTCGCTACAACCACACCACATTTTCTGCTTTTATGTAATATGTGGGTGGATGGGTAAAGCCATAAGACATATACGAAGTGATTCAGTTTCTTTGATTTTCTACACAGGAGTCAAGAGAGTCTGCTGAGAAGCCCCCATGCCACATACCCTACATACCACACCAACAGCCAAATCTACCCAGCCCTTGTTTTCCAGAGGGTTCAAACTGAGCCAAGCCCCTCCACTTCTTCCACCACCCCAGTTTACGTACAGATTTCTACACCTCCCAAAAACAAGACCCCACACGCTCCTTCCGTCACCCACCCATAGGCTTGTCTCAACGGGGATGCAACCATTAGTCAACTTTCTCATCAGCAGCACTGAATGTGGCCAAGACATTACAAACAACCCTGCACTTCCGTGGTGGACAGATTTAACGGGTCGGCATAACAAGCACTTTGATatttttaatgttgatgatgtcTTTTAATATTtgctatattgtaaatataccTGGACCAGGTTGTTATTGTCAGATCTCTAACTAATAGCACTAAGATACCTAATTTAGCCGAACTGTAAATAGGTTTTTTGATTATATTATAAGAAAAGAAGACCAaaatcattttcttttctttttttgttgcacATAATTTGCTTGAGGTGGCCTACTACCACCAATTTTCATTGTATCATATTCATAATGTGATGTAAAGCAACCATTTTGGTtagaataaatacaattattaacttaAAATCCAGCTGTAAAATTTGCCCTTTAAACACACGATTCATTTGCAATAAATTGTTGGGTCCTTGCACCCTTATTTTCTTTGTGCCCTTATTTGTGTCCAGATGCCCTTGTCGATTTGGGTAAAATTTGCTATAGGTTTTTTCgaaaccagaaaaaaaaattctctcattTACATTGGCTGGTGGACACTATGTGCTCAATGATCCAGCACAGAAATTCAAATCATTTTACTAAATTTACATCGACACAACAGAACAAGAACTGATATATCAAAGATCTGTCAAGAAGAGAGAAGAAAAAGGACATTGACCAGTAAAATTGATCTCATAATCAGAAAAGGTCAGTTTATGTCTCAACACTTTCATAACGTATTTTATTATATCTTTTTTATAGATTTAAACATAtgtattatttgtgtgtgtgtctagaaatgtaaaagtttggagtcagtaAGAAAAAAGTATCACTTTTTttcaacaaggatgcattaaattgatcaaatgaaatattttataatgatatctgaaggatcatgtgacactgacttAAGtacatattaaaatgtattaaaatagttttttttaaatgtaacaatATTTAATTATATGACTGTTAGATGAgagtttaaaggcacaatatgtaatttgtttggtttaaaatatccaaaaaccacaagaacaatgttatatattttgcatattttgtacttacattataccagatgtttccaagaatgttcaaatccagagaaataagcaattttaaagggatagtttaaattaaataaaaaattaaaattaaattagcccattcttctttcagatgaatacaatcagagttatatatataaaaaaaaagtcctggctaatccagctttataatggcagggattgttaCTCTGTtttttaaagtccataaaaatgtatCTGTCTGTCAAATAAGATGCTCTATACACGGCTCTcagaggttaataaaggccttctgaagcaaatccaTTCATTTGTCTATAAGAAAAttgtccatatttaaaacatttttaattaaaattccaGCCAATCGCCTTCCATGGAAAAGTGTTCAAAGTGTTGAAGATGTGTATGAGATGTCTGACGAGCGTATCGTGTAagcctttgaactgcagaggcacttttaacactttttccataaactGAGTAAGGTAGGCAATCGGCTGAAACattattttatagttttaaatatgggtatttttcttacacaaatgcatcaattCATTTctaaaggcatttattaaccttccggagccatgtggagtatGTTATTTaacggacagatgcatttttatggacttcaaaaacagagcaacaatgccattataaatcttggattagccaggacttttttaatataactcaacttttattcatctgaaagaagaatatcatatacacttgagggtgagtaaatcataggcaaattttcatttttgggtaaacaatccctttaacAAAGATAGTGACCGTGTCCACGTGTCACCTATCAGTGACATCATACCCGCGTTACTCTAGATTTCTGATTTTATTTAGTAGAAATCATGGAAACAGCTAAGACAATGGAACAACTTTTTAGCTACATTTATAAACAGAAAACTAATTATTGTACAATAATAAGTATTCCGTCAtacaatatgttttaaaatatttttcatgcCATATTATGATATTCTAATAttgatctagcttactgcagcATGCAATAAGTGTCTCATAGCAGTCGCAGAGCAAACGTTATTACATAATTTTCaaaacactcaaatgtatctaatataacAGCATTGTGTTGCCCCACATACGCTTGACTGGAAGAAGCAGAAGGCGGCGACTGttgcataataaaagctctgcgGCTATCACACTCatctctcattagcaatcgctTCATTGACCTCAGCTCCCTCagcactcggccctgctctgcttcattctacattaatgttaacaaactcatccatgaacatgatttttgcCCGCGTCCCGTctcgattcttttccaccggctgtagaGGTGAAGACGACAACTCCCACGCTCAATCTCGGAgccatcaagctacgcctttgttttgaataggcgtcCTCTA
The nucleotide sequence above comes from Pseudorasbora parva isolate DD20220531a chromosome 16, ASM2467924v1, whole genome shotgun sequence. Encoded proteins:
- the si:ch211-242e8.1 gene encoding uncharacterized protein si:ch211-242e8.1, with product MMSVWSLFWVVCGLALCFPHTHAVSVSHILLMTTSDPTTEEQSINPEHQTEPTDPPSNNTASVRPNLPMTTSDPATEEQSINPELQTEPTDPPSNSTASVSSIMLMSTFDASNAAQSTTPKHQNDSTNSPINNNTGLACISVLPPRRGSYYVEHGTGVSVGSMLVFWCKGGYQLVGHEKITCILHAGAPRWSSYLPVCESIPRLNDHGLRIALLVSGVSGVVILVMTVCFIVCCCQEHISKKKEKQRMGRSRRRETRSSRSGRSPSWLEREQLDWEAFPPPKLFSLSQRLDRPLPPGSPVYSEVIRAYENRGYERSQESLLRSPHATYPTYHTNSQIYPALVFQRVQTEPSPSTSSTTPVYVQISTPPKNKTPHAPSVTHP